Sequence from the Flavobacterium sp. J372 genome:
TCCTTGTACCTGCCAAGCCAGTCTTCCTGTTTTTCTGCTTCCGAAAGCCATATTTTCGGCGCATAATCTACAGGTTCAAAGTCGCCGGCCGCTTGCAGCAGCCGCACCCTGTCTTCGATTGCTTTACCCGCAATATGGGATGATTCTTTAAGGATTTCAGCAGGATGGGTGTAGTAGCCCCAGTTACCCAGTTTTTTACGGCTTTTGTTGCCAATGGTCATATTCGCACCCGAGAACTTGCATATAAGCCTGCTCTGGGTTTTAGAGTAGGGGTCAAAAATGATATCATAGTTTTGCGCCCTTATCTGCAAGATAGTTTCCAGGAGCACAGGCAGTTTCTTAAGCTCTTTTTCTTTTACCGAAATGAACTTGTCAATGTTGGGGTTATGCATAACCACGCCTTCAGTAAAGTCATACGCCATGAGATGTATCTCACTGTCAGGATATTTCCTCTTGAAGTTATTGGCAATTACCGAAGCGATAAGCACATCGCCTATGCGTTTATTCTGGATGATAAGGACTTTCTTCATTTATG
This genomic interval carries:
- a CDS encoding glycosyltransferase family 9 protein, translated to MKKVLIIQNKRIGDVLIASVIANNFKRKYPDSEIHLMAYDFTEGVVMHNPNIDKFISVKEKELKKLPVLLETILQIRAQNYDIIFDPYSKTQSRLICKFSGANMTIGNKSRKKLGNWGYYTHPAEILKESSHIAGKAIEDRVRLLQAAGDFEPVDYAPKIWLSEAEKQEDWLGRYKDKKVIVLGVLGSTPQKSMPYEYVAEIADYIAEKFDAYLLFNYSPHQKEEALKIFEMCRHKENIILDIYAPTIRDFIKLMYQCDALVANEGGTVHIAKALGKPTFTIFSPYVSKSHWASFEDGKMHTSVHLLDFKPDLFDSYTYEKRKEIEKNPRELYLQLSPEIILPQLDKFLKENL